The Pseudoalteromonas ruthenica genome has a window encoding:
- a CDS encoding PhzF family phenazine biosynthesis protein, which yields MQLCMYIIDAFTREQFGGNSAAVVVLDSPLPGALMQQIASENNLSETAFIIANPSGGYAIRWFSPLMEIDFCGHATLASAFVLFEYFQCHQTIRFTTQQVGDLTVWRHHDGCIEMRFPNLAPTAVEAPAALLAGLSRPPKQVLANAQAYFAIYDDEHDVLSLQSNSEQLKTLSPRDVVVSAKGSDCDFVSRYFWPANGGDEDPVTGSIHAGLTPYWAEQLGKTKFHAKQKSIRGGELFCSLDAEHVLVSGYAVLYAQSTLHIATAAS from the coding sequence ATGCAGCTTTGCATGTACATTATTGACGCCTTCACTCGAGAACAGTTTGGCGGGAACTCTGCGGCGGTGGTGGTACTTGATTCACCATTACCCGGTGCGCTCATGCAACAAATTGCCAGTGAAAACAACCTCTCGGAAACCGCATTTATCATTGCTAACCCAAGTGGTGGCTATGCCATACGCTGGTTTTCACCGCTGATGGAAATTGACTTTTGCGGTCATGCAACTTTAGCCTCGGCTTTCGTGCTATTTGAATACTTTCAGTGTCATCAGACCATACGCTTTACCACTCAGCAGGTCGGTGATTTAACAGTATGGCGCCACCATGATGGTTGTATTGAGATGCGCTTTCCCAACCTTGCTCCTACAGCAGTAGAGGCTCCTGCGGCGTTGTTGGCAGGTTTATCACGCCCTCCGAAGCAGGTGTTGGCCAACGCGCAGGCCTATTTTGCGATATATGACGATGAACACGACGTGCTCTCATTGCAAAGTAACAGTGAGCAGTTAAAAACCTTGTCACCACGAGATGTGGTGGTGAGCGCCAAAGGCAGTGATTGCGACTTTGTCAGCCGCTATTTTTGGCCCGCTAACGGCGGTGATGAAGACCCTGTGACCGGCTCTATCCATGCTGGACTCACTCCCTATTGGGCAGAGCAACTAGGTAAAACCAAGTTTCACGCAAAGCAAAAATCCATCCGTGGCGGTGAGTTATTTTGTTCATTAGATGCAGAGCATGTTTTGGTCAGTGGCTACGCTGTGCTTTACGCGCAAAGCACCCTGCATATAGCCACAGCTGCAAGCTGA
- a CDS encoding GNAT family N-acetyltransferase: protein MEVKFLEKDADYKAVLEVLLQLRPQYSLDALSAQIDKQQLHHYQLVYVKSSQGVLAVAGFSIGEKLAWGKHIYIEDLVTNAKHRSRGVGQFLLDWFKTYARANKCEQIHLDSGVQRFAAHRFYLREGFNIASHHFSMVDV from the coding sequence ATGGAAGTTAAATTTCTTGAAAAGGATGCTGATTATAAAGCGGTGCTGGAAGTGTTATTACAGCTTCGCCCGCAGTATTCTCTCGATGCTTTATCTGCGCAAATTGACAAGCAACAACTACATCATTACCAGCTTGTGTATGTGAAATCCTCACAAGGAGTGCTTGCGGTGGCAGGGTTCAGTATTGGTGAAAAACTGGCTTGGGGTAAACATATCTATATTGAGGATTTGGTGACTAATGCGAAGCATCGCTCGCGTGGTGTAGGTCAATTTTTACTGGATTGGTTTAAAACTTACGCGCGGGCTAATAAATGTGAGCAAATTCACTTAGACTCGGGCGTTCAACGCTTTGCGGCACATCGATTCTATCTGCGTGAGGGTTTTAACATCGCCAGCCATCACTTCTCAATGGTGGATGTATAG
- a CDS encoding hemerythrin domain-containing protein, whose product MTIFEALRHDHDTQRKLIDKLIETSGDTKTRHGLLEKLKHELQEHAKFEERYFYDPLIFKDLTQEKARHSIAEHHDIDELIEELESTDMSSPAWLATAKKLHHKVHHHLDEEEQEVFQLAGRALSDKQKHDLAQKYDANMH is encoded by the coding sequence ATGACCATATTTGAAGCACTACGTCATGACCATGACACCCAACGTAAGCTCATTGATAAATTGATCGAGACCAGCGGTGACACTAAAACACGCCATGGCCTGTTGGAAAAACTCAAACATGAGCTGCAAGAGCATGCCAAATTTGAAGAGCGTTACTTCTATGACCCACTTATTTTTAAAGACCTAACTCAAGAAAAAGCGCGTCACAGCATTGCCGAACATCATGATATTGACGAACTGATCGAAGAGCTTGAAAGCACAGATATGAGCTCACCTGCTTGGCTGGCAACGGCGAAAAAGTTACACCACAAAGTGCACCATCACCTGGATGAAGAAGAACAAGAGGTATTTCAATTAGCTGGGCGTGCCTTAAGTGATAAACAAAAACACGATTTGGCGCAAAAATACGATGCGAATATGCACTAA
- a CDS encoding alpha/beta hydrolase family protein, producing MKLLTTALALATAMGTSLSAQASDTITVEDIPKIKSVIQTAISPDGEQVAFTRSLPRELYVDKNGYNYSELYVVDDEGVERPFITGKVNIKSISWSADGQDIYFLAKLGEDKHTALYHIPVDGGQAQQVFALKGRSISSYELSPTGKQVAILAMPSKDKSEKELKKLGFMAEVYEQGLKNKQLHLIDLAKADKPLDPEAIDIDGYVSDMNYADDGSKLLVKTQPTALIDDKYMKSQWHLFDVQSKAVTLSFKTEGKLGDAELSHDGRYVAILGAEDKHDPATGRLYLADTQSGEIKEWLPDFMGHIADIEWANTENTLNFIAAVSPETFVGQIEVGDEDYDTLIEQGEFIASRLSVSDSDKTIALRANTAKHPNEVFMIRGDEATRLSDSNPWLNDKRFAKQQALSFEARDGVEIGGVLVYPLDYQEGQRYPLIMAVHGGPESHDKNGWVTSYSDPGQMGAARGYAVFYPNYRGSTGKGVAYSKLGQNDYAGKEFDDLVDMKQYLVKMGLVDSDRVGITGGSYGGYASAWGATKLTEHFAASVMFVGVTNQLSKFGTTDISNEMYLVHARSYPWEKWQWYLERSPIYWAGQSKTPLLIMHGKDDPRVHPAQSMELYRYMKVQGKDVRLVYYPGEGHGNRRVAAQYDYSLRLMRWMDNYLMEGNKDMPDYKIDHASKLKAVKDANKAD from the coding sequence ATGAAACTACTGACAACAGCGTTAGCGCTGGCAACAGCCATGGGCACCAGCCTATCGGCCCAGGCCAGTGATACCATTACCGTTGAAGATATTCCGAAAATTAAAAGTGTGATCCAAACCGCCATCAGTCCAGATGGCGAGCAGGTTGCCTTTACGCGCTCTTTACCACGCGAGCTGTACGTTGATAAAAATGGCTACAACTACAGTGAACTCTATGTGGTTGATGACGAAGGCGTAGAGCGCCCTTTTATCACCGGCAAGGTAAATATTAAAAGCATTAGCTGGTCAGCAGACGGTCAAGACATCTATTTCCTCGCCAAACTAGGCGAAGACAAACACACCGCCTTGTACCACATTCCGGTAGACGGTGGTCAAGCTCAGCAAGTGTTTGCCCTGAAAGGCCGCTCAATCTCCAGCTACGAGCTTAGCCCAACAGGTAAGCAAGTCGCAATCCTGGCCATGCCAAGCAAAGATAAGTCGGAAAAAGAGCTAAAGAAATTAGGCTTTATGGCTGAGGTGTATGAGCAAGGGCTGAAAAACAAGCAACTGCATTTAATTGATCTAGCCAAAGCTGACAAGCCGCTAGACCCTGAAGCAATCGACATTGATGGCTATGTTAGCGACATGAACTATGCTGACGATGGCAGCAAATTATTAGTCAAAACTCAGCCGACGGCATTGATTGATGATAAATACATGAAGTCGCAGTGGCACTTGTTTGATGTCCAAAGCAAGGCCGTTACGCTGTCGTTTAAAACGGAAGGGAAATTAGGCGATGCCGAACTTTCTCATGATGGTCGTTATGTAGCTATTTTAGGCGCCGAAGATAAACACGACCCCGCCACCGGCCGTTTATATTTAGCCGATACGCAAAGTGGCGAGATTAAGGAGTGGTTACCTGATTTTATGGGCCACATTGCCGATATTGAATGGGCCAACACCGAAAACACCCTTAACTTTATTGCCGCTGTAAGCCCTGAAACCTTTGTTGGGCAAATTGAGGTAGGCGATGAGGACTATGACACCTTGATTGAGCAAGGCGAATTTATTGCCAGTCGTTTGAGCGTGTCTGACTCGGATAAAACTATCGCGCTACGCGCAAACACCGCCAAGCACCCGAACGAAGTATTTATGATCCGTGGTGATGAGGCAACGCGCCTGAGCGATTCAAACCCATGGCTCAACGATAAGCGTTTTGCCAAACAGCAAGCGCTTAGCTTTGAAGCGCGCGATGGTGTAGAGATTGGCGGCGTCTTGGTATATCCATTGGATTATCAAGAAGGTCAGCGTTACCCACTGATCATGGCCGTGCATGGCGGTCCAGAAAGTCACGACAAGAACGGCTGGGTAACCAGTTATTCTGATCCGGGACAAATGGGCGCGGCGCGCGGGTATGCGGTCTTTTACCCGAACTATCGCGGCTCTACAGGTAAAGGCGTTGCATACTCTAAGCTGGGCCAAAATGACTACGCTGGCAAAGAGTTCGACGATCTTGTCGATATGAAGCAATACTTGGTAAAAATGGGCTTAGTCGATAGCGACCGTGTTGGTATTACCGGCGGCTCTTACGGTGGTTATGCATCAGCCTGGGGCGCCACTAAGTTAACCGAGCATTTCGCAGCCAGTGTGATGTTCGTTGGCGTGACCAACCAGCTTTCTAAGTTCGGTACTACCGACATTTCCAACGAAATGTACTTAGTACATGCACGCTCTTACCCATGGGAAAAATGGCAGTGGTATTTAGAACGTAGCCCAATTTACTGGGCGGGTCAGTCAAAAACACCGCTATTGATTATGCATGGTAAAGACGATCCCCGTGTACACCCAGCGCAATCAATGGAGCTATATCGCTACATGAAGGTGCAAGGCAAAGACGTTCGTTTAGTGTACTACCCAGGTGAAGGTCATGGTAACCGCCGTGTCGCTGCGCAGTATGACTACAGCCTGCGCTTAATGCGCTGGATGGATAATTACCTGATGGAAGGCAACAAAGACATGCCTGATTACAAAATTGACCACGCCAGTAAATTAAAAGCAGTTAAAGACGCCAACAAAGCGGACTAA
- a CDS encoding TonB-dependent receptor, with protein sequence MRALTPSRRYLSFARLTFYFILSVPFLAYAEQQAQPSRTKVSIKGLETIEIRGFRDSAVKSLSEKRHHDGVSEVINAEDIGQFPDKNVAEALQRLTGISLFRAQGEGERIGVRGTTAEQNRTYLNGQYLASSDWWISSLPSRGFNFTLLPSEIVHSVSVLKTPQAKHDEGSLGGAINITTPSPLDNYGPRTVLAAQLQYNDLSRAFDPQFTLHSEWQNSAHTLGVIVSYTHNQRSVRRDGLESWGWDDRHFSQQGTRLYPLLEEQNPAQSIQLWSPGGGGSAVFQQQRELNTLMIAAQYVPNPRWRFALTSLYSHLDADNTNQNFLWQPSNVYARGGHLSDYHVIDNVLAYGAYTQVPADNPSSQPFNTAMEAIWRDSAIATTSNTLTATWQRGLWQAQYQLGMSRGSGGTREDHTTQFSANTAFRVDTRQRQNIIAEYEVAATDAQQWLLSDIRNDAQDAEDEQWYTQLDITRAVDHSVINKLELGIKARDHQRSFARRRSIGGDYTGLAGDLSWRLSQFSAPFPERYLRHIGSSDTLKRYAYADTQALAKQYRSIDFQQYEERPSRFEINERSLAGYTQIQVGADTWQGNLGVRLVATEQQAEAYAGPAHSGGTQSGRTHSGGTHSVANASTVQLGQWQQSRRRYWDFLPSLNLSSHLSDNLLLRLGAARVMSRPQYHHLMPSTNYNVTQAQGQGGNPQLDPYRANQFDAALEWYFNDIGLLSGTVFMKDIASFIEFERRQEEHEGILMTIDRPTNGAGGTITGAELALQHEFWYGFGVLANYTYVQGSREAHSAGTLNAIPGTSKHSVNFSVYYQQPLFDVRLAYNYRTRYATGVGETFMDNYGQLDASVRVNLTEQLQLNLDVINLNNEITYLYERSHLAPTGIYENGRRFYTGLRYTF encoded by the coding sequence ATGCGTGCCCTAACACCCAGTCGTCGTTATTTATCTTTCGCTAGATTAACATTTTATTTCATCTTAAGCGTCCCTTTTTTGGCATATGCCGAGCAACAAGCCCAGCCTTCGCGCACTAAGGTGAGCATCAAAGGCTTAGAAACCATTGAAATTCGGGGCTTTCGTGACAGCGCTGTCAAATCACTCAGTGAAAAACGGCACCACGATGGTGTCAGCGAAGTGATCAATGCAGAAGACATCGGCCAGTTTCCAGATAAAAATGTCGCCGAGGCCCTGCAACGATTAACCGGCATTTCCTTGTTTAGAGCGCAAGGAGAAGGTGAGCGTATCGGTGTGCGCGGCACCACCGCTGAACAAAACCGCACTTATTTAAACGGCCAATATCTAGCAAGTAGCGATTGGTGGATCTCCAGCTTACCTAGTCGCGGCTTCAACTTTACCCTGTTACCAAGCGAAATTGTCCACTCGGTGAGTGTATTAAAAACCCCACAAGCTAAGCATGACGAGGGCTCTTTAGGCGGGGCCATTAATATCACCACCCCTTCACCCCTTGATAACTATGGGCCAAGGACCGTGCTCGCCGCGCAGCTGCAATATAACGATCTTAGCCGCGCCTTCGACCCTCAATTTACGCTCCATAGTGAATGGCAAAATTCCGCTCATACCTTGGGCGTCATCGTGAGTTATACCCATAATCAACGCAGTGTGCGTCGCGATGGACTGGAGTCTTGGGGCTGGGATGACCGCCATTTCAGCCAGCAAGGCACACGCTTATACCCCTTGCTTGAAGAGCAAAACCCGGCTCAAAGCATCCAGCTTTGGTCACCCGGGGGCGGTGGCTCAGCGGTATTTCAGCAACAGCGGGAGCTAAATACCTTGATGATTGCCGCGCAGTACGTACCCAATCCGCGTTGGCGATTTGCCTTGACCTCCTTGTACTCGCATTTGGATGCTGACAACACCAATCAGAATTTTCTTTGGCAACCCAGTAATGTGTATGCTCGCGGTGGCCATCTCAGTGATTATCATGTTATCGATAATGTGCTCGCCTACGGCGCATACACCCAAGTGCCTGCAGATAACCCCAGCTCGCAACCGTTTAACACTGCGATGGAAGCTATATGGAGAGATTCTGCCATCGCCACCACCAGTAATACCCTCACAGCCACCTGGCAGCGAGGGTTATGGCAAGCTCAATACCAACTCGGCATGAGTCGAGGCAGTGGTGGCACACGAGAAGACCACACCACACAGTTTTCGGCAAATACCGCATTTCGTGTCGACACTCGCCAGCGACAAAACATCATCGCTGAATATGAGGTAGCGGCCACCGATGCACAGCAGTGGTTACTCAGTGACATTCGCAATGACGCTCAGGATGCCGAAGACGAACAGTGGTATACCCAACTTGACATCACTCGCGCGGTGGATCATAGCGTTATTAATAAACTAGAGCTGGGTATCAAAGCCCGCGACCACCAACGAAGCTTCGCTCGCCGGCGCTCTATTGGCGGCGATTACACTGGTTTAGCCGGAGATTTAAGCTGGCGTCTAAGTCAATTTTCAGCGCCCTTCCCTGAGCGCTATTTACGCCATATTGGCAGCAGCGATACTTTGAAACGTTACGCCTATGCCGATACCCAAGCGCTGGCAAAGCAATATCGTAGTATTGACTTTCAGCAGTACGAAGAGCGACCCAGCCGCTTTGAAATTAACGAGCGTTCATTGGCCGGTTATACCCAGATTCAGGTAGGGGCTGACACCTGGCAAGGGAACCTGGGGGTGCGCTTGGTGGCCACCGAGCAGCAAGCCGAAGCCTATGCCGGCCCAGCCCACTCGGGCGGAACCCAGTCAGGCCGAACCCATTCGGGCGGAACCCATTCAGTGGCAAACGCCAGTACTGTGCAACTCGGGCAATGGCAACAAAGCCGACGCCGCTACTGGGATTTTTTACCTAGCTTAAACCTCAGTAGCCACTTAAGTGACAACTTACTGCTACGCCTTGGTGCGGCGCGGGTGATGTCTCGTCCGCAGTATCATCACCTTATGCCCTCAACCAACTACAACGTCACCCAAGCGCAAGGCCAAGGCGGCAATCCACAGTTGGACCCTTATCGCGCCAACCAATTTGATGCCGCCTTAGAGTGGTATTTTAATGATATAGGTTTGCTCTCTGGCACCGTGTTTATGAAGGACATTGCTTCGTTTATTGAATTCGAGCGCCGACAGGAGGAGCATGAGGGCATTTTGATGACCATAGATAGGCCCACCAACGGTGCGGGCGGCACCATAACCGGTGCAGAACTCGCATTACAGCATGAGTTTTGGTACGGCTTTGGGGTGCTGGCCAATTACACTTATGTACAAGGCTCTCGTGAAGCTCACTCTGCGGGGACACTCAATGCCATCCCCGGGACGTCAAAGCATTCGGTGAATTTTTCTGTTTATTATCAACAGCCATTGTTTGATGTTCGCTTGGCTTACAACTACCGGACCCGCTATGCCACCGGCGTAGGCGAAACCTTCATGGATAACTATGGCCAACTTGACGCCAGCGTTCGCGTCAACCTAACCGAGCAATTACAACTGAACCTAGATGTAATCAATCTCAATAATGAAATCACCTACCTGTATGAGCGTAGTCACTTGGCGCCCACTGGCATTTACGAAAATGGTCGGCGTTTTTACACGGGCCTGCGCTACACATTTTAA
- a CDS encoding winged helix-turn-helix domain-containing protein: MANQSCYIGDILVDFAAMRVRRQGRWYPLEAKQCALLRVLAERPGEAVSREHILNAVWGDVVVSDNSLSQLVTQLRKKLADDKGQPRFIRTVPRIGYQLIAEVTPVTIQRSAFNKRLPWLGMAALTLALVILMWVWPKGSSVQHFSEQYRASSAPGGETHLTLSHHGRYLAYSQRAENRRHFDLMIYDTHSHAHHSIRTSGYSEQALAFSKDGHWLLYERLDAFGCDLRLLPTSQPVELWRLAKDISLGHCQQRVGGSPVFWPSADTVWLFEWHQGEIALVTYRLQLQARAHLTQRQVIAQLPSIVAALSQDNQLAYVVSERNQFQVWVRHIDSGSQQQLFTSTHPIQSLTWSENGLWVGAQKLHLVTLDGGKQSFGDTAALGQDLSVSHSEAGTRVVHNEGSFGVNLFAATWRSPGTLHSAQLSSSTRLDVIPTLSANGEQLAYASYAKAGDPRNLPVEIWQSASSKAHQAY; encoded by the coding sequence GTGGCAAATCAATCATGTTATATCGGCGATATCCTTGTCGACTTTGCGGCCATGCGCGTGCGTCGCCAGGGTCGTTGGTATCCTTTGGAGGCAAAGCAATGTGCGCTGTTGCGGGTACTTGCCGAGCGTCCGGGCGAGGCCGTGAGTCGCGAGCATATTCTCAATGCGGTATGGGGCGATGTGGTGGTGAGCGATAACTCGTTGAGCCAATTGGTCACCCAGCTGCGCAAAAAGTTAGCCGATGATAAGGGGCAACCTCGATTTATTAGAACCGTCCCGCGCATTGGCTATCAACTTATTGCTGAGGTTACGCCTGTAACTATTCAGCGTTCTGCGTTTAATAAGCGGTTGCCTTGGCTCGGGATGGCAGCACTGACACTGGCCCTTGTTATCCTAATGTGGGTGTGGCCGAAAGGCTCTTCAGTGCAGCACTTTAGTGAACAATACCGGGCTTCCTCAGCTCCCGGTGGCGAGACCCATTTAACGCTTTCACATCATGGCCGTTATCTAGCCTATTCGCAACGTGCTGAAAACCGCCGACATTTTGATTTAATGATTTACGACACCCACAGCCATGCCCACCACAGCATTCGCACTTCAGGGTATAGTGAACAGGCGTTGGCCTTTTCCAAAGACGGTCACTGGCTGCTGTATGAGCGCCTTGATGCATTTGGCTGTGACTTACGTCTTTTGCCGACATCGCAGCCCGTTGAGCTTTGGCGTCTAGCAAAAGACATCAGTTTAGGGCACTGTCAGCAACGAGTGGGAGGCAGCCCGGTGTTTTGGCCCAGTGCCGACACGGTATGGCTATTTGAATGGCACCAAGGTGAGATTGCTCTGGTGACGTATCGCTTGCAATTGCAGGCCCGAGCGCACTTAACCCAGCGCCAAGTTATTGCTCAGCTGCCTAGCATAGTGGCGGCGTTAAGCCAGGATAATCAGTTGGCGTATGTGGTCAGCGAACGAAATCAGTTTCAGGTTTGGGTGCGACATATCGATAGCGGCTCACAACAACAGTTGTTTACCTCCACTCACCCCATTCAAAGTCTTACCTGGTCTGAAAATGGGCTTTGGGTGGGTGCGCAAAAGCTGCACCTGGTTACCTTAGATGGTGGGAAGCAAAGCTTTGGCGACACCGCTGCGTTAGGTCAGGATTTGAGTGTAAGTCATAGCGAAGCGGGCACGCGAGTGGTGCATAATGAGGGGAGTTTTGGAGTCAACCTTTTTGCCGCCACGTGGCGCTCTCCAGGGACGCTTCATTCAGCCCAGTTAAGTTCATCAACACGCCTCGATGTGATCCCCACTTTGTCAGCCAATGGCGAGCAGCTGGCTTACGCCTCATATGCCAAAGCAGGCGATCCTAGGAACCTGCCCGTTGAAATTTGGCAAAGCGCCAGCAGCAAAGCTCACCAAGCTTATTAG
- a CDS encoding TonB family protein: protein MRRTNLASTTFVILLVSLSYALPVRGDLASATKAYQAQQYTEAYQQFKTLATLGNVDALYNLAVMNLHGQGREQNLNKAFSYFVLAGDYGLSAADNHARLIAQQLEHNPEHSEIFTQLAHQFDIREHNRRLGFENSDLGNTSTLSTTYQVQPNYPSHAIEKGIEGWVWAEFDIDASGAVKNTVVIDAYPPHVFEESVLAALKRWRYVPPESQNARRGRSLLYHFNTHKGERYRQSFTSQQRLYAEEISALVEAAEQGQSDIQYRIATWLSSEQYNVSQLLKAHWPDNDANITLLRASAQNNNAKAQYRLAKKLLNNSDPRTRQIGLNWLRVAANNQLSAAQWTLSLHTTNSERKMWLKRSAKQGHLRAQIDLVQLLLEEPKSAEQDITFWLNQAQQQDNTHPDLLWAQALFNKHRGRPYQQLMSQARQQAQSRGWSEAAYQD from the coding sequence TTGCGCCGTACTAACCTCGCCTCAACGACCTTTGTTATATTGTTGGTATCGCTCAGTTATGCGCTGCCGGTACGTGGCGATCTTGCTAGTGCCACCAAAGCCTACCAAGCGCAACAATACACTGAGGCGTATCAGCAATTTAAAACCCTAGCGACGCTGGGTAATGTCGATGCACTCTATAATTTAGCAGTGATGAATTTACACGGCCAAGGCCGTGAGCAAAACCTTAACAAAGCCTTTAGTTACTTTGTGTTAGCCGGTGATTATGGCTTGTCTGCAGCCGATAACCATGCCCGCCTCATTGCGCAACAATTAGAGCATAACCCCGAGCACAGCGAGATCTTCACGCAGTTGGCGCATCAATTCGATATTAGGGAGCATAACCGTCGCTTGGGGTTCGAAAACAGTGACCTTGGCAATACCTCCACGCTCAGTACGACCTATCAAGTACAACCTAACTACCCCAGCCATGCGATTGAAAAAGGCATAGAGGGCTGGGTTTGGGCCGAGTTCGATATTGACGCCAGTGGCGCGGTAAAAAATACCGTGGTTATTGATGCCTACCCACCCCATGTGTTTGAAGAAAGCGTCCTTGCGGCGCTAAAGCGCTGGCGTTATGTCCCGCCCGAAAGCCAAAATGCCCGTCGCGGGCGTTCCTTGCTGTATCACTTCAATACTCATAAAGGTGAGCGCTATCGACAAAGTTTCACTAGCCAACAACGCCTTTATGCAGAAGAGATCAGTGCGCTTGTCGAGGCGGCAGAGCAAGGACAAAGCGACATTCAGTACCGCATTGCCACTTGGCTCAGCTCTGAGCAGTACAATGTCAGTCAATTACTTAAAGCGCACTGGCCAGATAACGATGCCAACATCACCTTATTGCGCGCCAGCGCGCAAAATAACAACGCTAAAGCGCAGTACCGCTTAGCAAAAAAATTGCTTAACAACAGTGATCCACGCACTCGCCAGATTGGCCTAAATTGGCTCCGTGTGGCCGCCAACAATCAACTGAGCGCTGCGCAATGGACCTTGAGCTTACACACCACCAACTCCGAGCGCAAAATGTGGCTCAAACGCAGCGCCAAGCAAGGTCATTTACGCGCTCAGATTGACTTGGTGCAGCTACTACTTGAGGAGCCAAAAAGCGCTGAGCAAGACATAACTTTTTGGCTGAACCAAGCACAACAACAGGACAACACGCACCCTGACTTATTGTGGGCTCAGGCCCTATTTAATAAGCATCGCGGCCGACCCTATCAGCAGCTTATGTCGCAAGCCCGACAACAAGCACAGTCACGAGGCTGGTCTGAGGCTGCATATCAAGATTAA